From the genome of Aspergillus fumigatus Af293 chromosome 1, whole genome shotgun sequence, one region includes:
- a CDS encoding aminotransferase-like domain-containing protein, giving the protein MGVIPPEEPIDLFRGWPNPALLPTSALAQASATVLSTPSIRTPALLYGPDDGYLPLRKSVAEWLTHFYKPRDPVGFDRICITGGASQNLACIFQVFTDPSYTRHVWMVAPAYHLASRMVDDAGFAGRVRAVPQDDAGLDLDYLRREMEAAERKANEEQRFEPKHKPPRPWGKIYKHLIYATPTFSNPTTRTMSLSDREQLVQLAREFDALIVTDDVYDFLQWSVDPDCPLAAPDEARVPRLVDIDRYMDGGPQDEWGNVISNGSFSKLIGPGMRTGWAEGTAKLAYGLSQTGSSRSGGAPSQIASTIIAQLLINGTFQSHLTGVLQPAYARRYHVMMSSIRKHLLPLGVGLPDSSEVVGGYFIWVRLPSPLRAADIVQLAQKTQNLRVAAGEIFQIPGDSVDRGNDFHDFLRLCFAWSEEDQLAEGVRRLGCVIHDALVGPAANST; this is encoded by the exons ATGGGTGTAATTCCCCCCGAAGAGCCAATCGATCTCTTCAGAGGCTGGCCAAACCCGGCCCTGTTGCCCACCTCCGCCTTGGCCCAGGCATCCGCCACTGTCCTGTCCACGCCGTCCATTCGGACCCCAGCCCTGCTGTATGGGCCTGATGATGGCTATCTGCCCTTGCGAAAGAGTGTTGCTGAATGGCTGACCCACTTTTACAAACCCCGCGATCCGGTTGGGTTCGATCGGATCTGCATTACTGGCGGTGCCAGCCAGAATCTGGCATGTATTTTCCAAGTCTTCACCGATCCAAGTTATACCAGACATGTCTGGATGGTAGCGCCTGCATATCACCTGGCGTCCCGGATGGTAGACGATGCCGGCTTCGCAGGTCGTGTCAGAGCCGTTCCGCAGGATGACGCGGGGCTTGATCTTGACTATCTCCGTCGGGAGATGGAGGCGGCCGAGCGGAAAGCTAATGAAGAGCAGAGATTCGAACCG AAACATAAACCTCCACGGCCATGGGGGAAGATCTACAAACACCTCATCTATGCCACGCCGACATTCTCCAATCCCACCACGCGGACCATGTCCCTGTCCGATCGGGAGCAACTGGTCCAGCTCGCGCGCGAGTTCGATGCCTTGATCGTGACCGATGACGTCTACGATTTCCTGCAGTGGTCCGTGGATCCAGACTGCCCCCTGGCTGCTCCAGACGAGGCACGCGTGCCTCGGCTGGTCGACATCGATCGCTACATGGATGGAGGGCCCCAGGATGAATGGGGAAACGTCATCAGTAACGGGAGCTTCAGCAAGTTGATCGGCCCTGGCATGCGGACCGGATGGGCAGAAGGCACGGCCAAGCTTGCCTACGGTCTCTCTCAAAC AGGTTCATCGCGCTCCGGAGGGGCCCCGTCCCAAATCGCCTCCACGATAATTGCCCAGTTGCTCATCAATGGGACCTTCCAGTCTCATCTAACAGGGGTCTTGCAGCCCGCCTACGCGCGCAGGTACCATGTCATGATGTCCTCCATCCGCAAGCACCTCCTCCCTCTGGGCGTAGGGCTGCCCGACTCTTCGGAAGTCGTCGGCGGATACTTTATCTGGGTGCGTCTTCCAAGTCCGTTACGCGCTGCTGATATCGTGCAACTGGCTCAGAAGACGCAGAATCTCAGAGtggctgctggtgagatTTTCCAAATCCCCGGGGACTCGGTGGACCGAGGCAACGACTTTCATGATTTCCTGCGCCTTTGTTTTGCCTGGTCCGAGGAGGATCAACTCGCTGAAGGAGTGCGGCGACTCGGATGCGTTATCCATGATGCTTTGGTTGGACCAGCAGCCAATTCTACGTAG